A part of Vicinamibacterales bacterium genomic DNA contains:
- a CDS encoding RNA methyltransferase produces the protein MKRISSRQHPLVATFRALARGPTAGDDRLLLDGHHLVSDAVGAGLRIETAAFGSCALASDEGARLAHALSAQAADVVEVSEAVLDAMSPARTPSGIVAIAARPACSLTRVLERRPQLLLVAADVQDPGNVGAIIRAAEAGGATGVVFCGASADPFGWKALRGSMGSTLRLPVAAQLDLLETIGAIRAADIRLLATIPRGGRSPDAVDLRVPLAFLLGGEGPGLASAVIDAADDGVSIPMQHPVESLNVAVAAALLVYAAARQRPQ, from the coding sequence ATGAAACGCATCTCCAGCCGTCAGCACCCCCTCGTCGCGACCTTCCGCGCCCTGGCCCGCGGACCGACGGCTGGAGACGACCGGCTGTTGCTCGACGGCCACCATCTCGTGTCGGATGCGGTGGGCGCGGGCCTCCGCATCGAGACGGCTGCATTCGGGTCGTGCGCTCTCGCCTCCGACGAGGGCGCACGCCTGGCGCACGCACTCTCCGCGCAGGCGGCAGACGTCGTCGAAGTGTCGGAGGCTGTGCTCGACGCGATGAGCCCCGCGCGGACACCGTCGGGAATCGTGGCCATCGCGGCGCGCCCGGCGTGTTCGCTCACGCGCGTCCTCGAGCGGCGCCCCCAACTCCTCCTCGTCGCCGCCGATGTGCAGGATCCCGGGAACGTCGGCGCGATCATCCGCGCAGCCGAGGCGGGGGGCGCAACAGGTGTCGTCTTCTGCGGAGCCAGTGCCGATCCGTTCGGCTGGAAGGCGCTGCGTGGATCGATGGGCAGCACGCTCCGCCTGCCCGTCGCCGCGCAACTGGATCTCCTTGAAACCATCGGCGCGATCCGCGCGGCCGACATCCGGCTGCTGGCCACGATCCCGCGAGGGGGAAGGAGCCCGGATGCTGTCGACCTGCGCGTCCCGCTTGCCTTCCTGCTCGGCGGTGAGGGACCAGGGCTGGCGTCCGCGGTGATTGACGCGGCCGACGATGGCGTCTCGATTCCGATGCAGCACCCGGTCGAATCGTTGAACGTCGCGGTGGCCGCGGCCCTCCTGGTCTACGCGGCCGCGAGACAGCGACCGCAGTAG
- a CDS encoding DPP IV N-terminal domain-containing protein, which translates to MHRSLSLIGLASMLVVLGLAHPLAQSSGARQPAARRSSPGQRASAEVVNPDGIITPNYDLAAQWTTPKIGKLVFDTSVTPRWLETGDRFWYSYQTRDGRKFFLVDPLKRARAPLFDHTKMAAALTAITLMPYDAQHLPFSTVKFVKKDAAFQFDVQVPRDADFVKPKTLAVDPTAAGAKKETPPTGKGATPPTPPKTRTLHFEYDLSTGSLDLLDDDYRAPRKPRWASVSPDEKTVVFARSHNLFMMDAANYALAQKKADDPAIVEVQLTKDGEEHYSYARTVMPGGQQEQQQQEDQMVEAEQQSTEKNARVAAVIVVWARDSRKFALVRRDERKVNDLWVIDALANPRPKLETYRYAMPGEPNVPQPEINVFDRDTRTVVKLKTDRFKDQSLQIATAPVSARYQGGLGGGGQVGGGGGDRPEPQWLAEGHDKLYITRMSRDLHRLDVCVASPESGDVKVLLEERLNTYIETKPLRLASNGQELLFWSERTGWGHYYLYDANTGALKNAVTSGEFVTTSLEGTDDKTRVVFVTAVGREAGEDPYYPHLYRVSLDGTTIKLLNPGDASHTASLSDSNRYFVDNSSRVDSKPEAALHDATGALVAKLETTDTSALEEAGFKFPEPFRVKADDGITDLFGVMYKPFDFDPGRKYPVILYVYPGPQQESVTKTFSVRSPNIQLAQFGFIVVEVGNRGGNPLRSKWYHNFGYGNLRDYGLADKKTAVEQLARRHPFIDANRVGIWGHSGGGFMSAAAMMVYPDFFKVAVSESGNHENNIYNNTWSEKHHGIKEVTDKDGKVTFEYTIERNSELAKNLKGHMLLVTGDIDNNVHPSNTYRLADALIKANKRFDMFVIPGARHGYASAGAYFNWLRGDYFCRHLLGQAADSVDLVELNREKEQAGDKKR; encoded by the coding sequence ATGCATCGCAGTCTCTCGCTCATTGGGCTCGCCTCGATGCTGGTCGTGCTGGGGCTCGCACATCCCCTCGCCCAGAGTTCGGGCGCCAGACAGCCGGCAGCCAGGCGATCGAGCCCAGGTCAGCGCGCGTCCGCAGAGGTCGTCAACCCGGATGGCATCATCACACCCAACTACGACCTGGCCGCTCAGTGGACGACGCCGAAGATCGGCAAACTCGTCTTCGACACGTCGGTCACGCCCCGATGGCTGGAGACGGGGGACCGCTTCTGGTACAGCTACCAGACGCGCGACGGGCGGAAGTTCTTTCTCGTCGACCCGCTCAAGAGAGCCCGGGCCCCGCTCTTCGACCACACCAAGATGGCCGCCGCGCTGACCGCCATCACCCTCATGCCCTACGATGCGCAGCACCTGCCCTTCTCCACGGTCAAGTTCGTGAAGAAGGACGCCGCGTTCCAGTTCGACGTCCAGGTCCCGCGCGATGCCGACTTCGTGAAGCCCAAGACACTCGCGGTGGATCCCACAGCAGCGGGCGCCAAGAAGGAGACGCCGCCAACCGGCAAGGGCGCGACGCCCCCGACGCCGCCCAAGACCCGGACGCTGCACTTCGAGTACGACCTCTCGACGGGGAGCCTCGACCTGCTGGACGATGATTACAGGGCTCCGCGGAAGCCACGCTGGGCATCGGTGTCCCCGGACGAGAAGACCGTCGTCTTCGCACGAAGCCACAACCTGTTCATGATGGACGCGGCCAACTACGCGCTGGCGCAGAAGAAGGCGGACGACCCGGCGATCGTCGAGGTGCAGCTGACCAAGGATGGCGAGGAACACTACAGCTATGCCCGCACCGTCATGCCAGGCGGACAACAGGAGCAGCAGCAGCAAGAAGACCAGATGGTCGAAGCCGAACAGCAGAGCACGGAGAAGAACGCCCGCGTCGCGGCGGTGATCGTCGTCTGGGCAAGGGACTCGCGGAAGTTCGCCCTCGTCCGCCGCGACGAGCGCAAGGTGAACGACCTCTGGGTCATCGACGCGCTCGCCAACCCGCGTCCGAAGCTGGAGACGTACCGCTATGCGATGCCGGGCGAACCGAATGTCCCTCAGCCCGAAATCAACGTATTCGATCGTGACACCAGGACCGTCGTGAAGCTCAAGACGGACCGATTCAAGGACCAGTCGCTGCAGATTGCCACGGCTCCGGTGTCGGCGCGCTACCAGGGCGGGCTCGGCGGCGGTGGCCAGGTCGGCGGCGGCGGCGGCGACCGGCCGGAGCCCCAGTGGCTGGCCGAGGGACACGACAAACTCTACATCACTCGCATGAGCCGCGATCTGCATCGCCTGGACGTGTGCGTGGCAAGCCCTGAGTCGGGTGACGTCAAGGTGCTGCTCGAAGAACGTCTGAACACCTACATCGAGACCAAGCCGCTGCGCCTGGCGAGCAACGGTCAGGAGCTCCTCTTCTGGTCGGAGCGCACCGGATGGGGGCACTACTACCTCTACGACGCGAACACCGGCGCGCTGAAGAACGCCGTCACGAGCGGCGAGTTCGTCACGACCAGCCTGGAAGGGACAGACGACAAGACGCGGGTCGTGTTCGTCACCGCCGTCGGCCGCGAAGCTGGCGAGGACCCGTACTACCCGCACCTCTACCGCGTCAGCCTCGACGGCACCACGATCAAACTGTTGAATCCTGGAGATGCGTCGCACACCGCAAGCCTGTCGGACTCCAACCGGTACTTCGTCGACAACAGCTCGCGCGTCGACTCGAAGCCCGAGGCGGCGCTGCACGACGCAACGGGCGCTCTGGTGGCCAAGCTGGAGACGACGGACACGAGTGCGCTCGAAGAGGCCGGCTTCAAGTTTCCCGAGCCCTTCAGGGTCAAGGCCGATGACGGGATCACGGACCTGTTCGGCGTGATGTACAAGCCCTTCGACTTCGACCCTGGCAGGAAATACCCGGTCATCCTCTACGTCTATCCCGGTCCGCAGCAGGAGAGCGTCACGAAGACGTTCAGTGTCCGGAGCCCCAACATCCAGCTCGCGCAGTTCGGGTTCATCGTCGTCGAGGTCGGCAACCGGGGCGGCAACCCGCTGCGCTCGAAGTGGTACCACAACTTCGGGTACGGCAACCTCCGCGACTACGGCCTGGCGGACAAGAAGACGGCGGTCGAGCAGCTCGCCCGGCGGCATCCGTTCATCGACGCGAACCGCGTGGGGATCTGGGGGCACTCTGGGGGCGGGTTCATGTCGGCAGCCGCGATGATGGTCTACCCCGACTTCTTCAAGGTGGCGGTGTCGGAGTCGGGGAACCACGAGAACAACATCTACAACAACACGTGGAGCGAGAAGCACCACGGCATCAAGGAAGTCACCGACAAGGACGGCAAGGTGACCTTCGAGTACACGATCGAGAGGAACTCGGAACTCGCGAAGAACCTGAAAGGCCACATGCTGCTCGTCACCGGGGACATCGACAACAACGTGCACCCGTCGAACACCTATCGCCTCGCCGACGCGCTCATCAAGGCGAACAAGCGGTTCGACATGTTCGTCATTCCCGGCGCGCGGCACGGCTACGCGTCCGCCGGCGCGTACTTCAACTGGCTCCGTGGCGACTACTTCTGCCGTCACCTGTTGGGCCAGGCTGCCGACAGTGTCGATCTCGTCGAGTTGAATCGGGAAAAGGAGCAGGCGGGCGACAAGAAGCGGTAG
- the greA gene encoding transcription elongation factor GreA, producing MTIRDQLIKRFEEEIQILERELRTELPQEIRRARELGDLSENAEYQAAKERQRLVEARIGMLKKRVGEISLLNLDKLPIDKVGLGSIVTVSEDGGKPFVYRLVMPEEADAAKGLISPSSPIGRALLNKEPGDEVTVQTPTGVRRFEIHELVTVHDAL from the coding sequence ATGACCATCAGGGACCAACTAATCAAGAGGTTCGAGGAGGAGATCCAGATCCTCGAGCGCGAGTTGCGGACCGAATTGCCGCAGGAAATCCGCCGGGCGCGCGAACTGGGCGACCTCAGCGAGAACGCCGAGTACCAGGCTGCGAAGGAACGGCAGCGTCTCGTCGAGGCCCGGATCGGCATGCTGAAGAAGCGCGTCGGCGAGATCTCGCTGCTCAACCTCGACAAGCTCCCGATCGACAAGGTAGGCCTCGGGTCGATCGTCACCGTTTCGGAGGACGGCGGCAAGCCGTTCGTCTACCGGCTGGTGATGCCCGAGGAGGCCGACGCGGCGAAGGGATTGATTTCGCCGAGTTCTCCGATCGGGCGCGCGCTCCTGAACAAGGAACCGGGTGACGAAGTCACCGTGCAGACGCCGACCGGCGTCCGTCGGTTCGAGATCCACGAACTCGTGACCGTCCACGACGCGCTGTAG
- a CDS encoding patatin-like phospholipase family protein, with translation MVIGQPSASRDAYSPQLRTALVLTGFGTAGAYHAGVIRALQEAGVKIDVVAGAGIGIISAVFTAIDGGGRLWEEDGLWRTRSAGRFYRVRAAIRFAAWSLVAALSIVLVPLAALVAGLVVYPVGFLLRIAGVSSASFVSRAYTSLVETAFDPGFLPAVLPRALLVSLTAFIGVLAVLGVVVFIVGRGKRRDDAPVWWRIIGAPLSGKGAVHAVSRLLWQLVGGAAGAKKPAGLELSRAYTELLRDNVGQPGVRELLLTVHDLDMRRDFVFAMLGDRYRRDFFRAVDGPGGDRRLSESFDLSLVSRDHLMDVLEAGVALPVATEVQLIHFPPESYWCGEVHRATSRPGALDRLLDELPLAGVEQVIVVSAVPELEGPHRLTIPRSDWRGRLSDYLAGAEAAALRSSLGAERPFRCQFVVRPAYNPIGPLEVGGCYDQRSDREVTLGELIDRGYEDAYRQFIDPVVGASGERLEVARTGHD, from the coding sequence ATGGTGATCGGGCAGCCATCAGCGTCACGCGACGCGTACTCACCGCAACTGCGGACGGCCCTCGTCCTCACGGGTTTCGGCACCGCGGGTGCCTACCATGCCGGTGTGATTCGCGCACTGCAGGAAGCCGGCGTCAAGATTGACGTTGTCGCCGGGGCGGGGATCGGGATCATCTCCGCCGTCTTCACCGCGATCGACGGTGGCGGCCGGCTGTGGGAAGAGGATGGACTCTGGCGGACGCGCTCTGCCGGGCGTTTCTACCGGGTCCGTGCCGCCATCCGCTTCGCGGCGTGGTCCCTCGTCGCCGCGCTCTCGATCGTGCTCGTGCCGCTGGCCGCCCTCGTTGCCGGCCTGGTGGTCTATCCCGTCGGATTCCTGCTGCGGATCGCCGGCGTGTCCTCCGCGAGCTTCGTCTCCCGCGCATACACCTCGCTGGTGGAAACGGCGTTCGACCCCGGGTTTCTGCCGGCAGTGCTCCCTCGGGCATTGCTCGTGTCGCTGACTGCGTTCATCGGCGTGCTCGCCGTGCTCGGTGTCGTCGTCTTCATCGTGGGCCGGGGCAAGCGTCGCGACGACGCCCCCGTGTGGTGGCGGATCATCGGCGCGCCGCTGTCTGGCAAGGGAGCCGTGCACGCCGTGTCGCGGCTGCTGTGGCAGTTGGTGGGGGGGGCAGCCGGAGCGAAGAAGCCCGCCGGCCTCGAACTCAGCCGCGCGTATACCGAGTTGCTGCGGGACAACGTCGGCCAGCCGGGTGTCCGCGAACTGCTCCTGACCGTGCACGACCTCGACATGCGGCGCGACTTCGTGTTCGCGATGCTGGGCGACCGGTACCGTCGGGACTTCTTCCGGGCTGTCGATGGTCCGGGTGGCGATCGGCGCCTGTCGGAGTCGTTCGACCTCTCCCTCGTGAGCCGCGACCACCTGATGGACGTCCTGGAGGCCGGTGTGGCTCTGCCCGTGGCGACCGAGGTGCAGCTGATTCACTTTCCGCCGGAGAGCTACTGGTGCGGCGAAGTGCATCGCGCGACGTCCCGGCCGGGTGCGCTCGACCGGCTCCTCGACGAACTCCCGCTCGCGGGCGTCGAACAGGTCATCGTCGTCTCCGCGGTCCCCGAACTCGAGGGACCGCATCGGTTGACGATTCCGCGGAGCGACTGGCGCGGTCGGCTGAGCGACTACCTCGCCGGTGCCGAGGCGGCTGCCCTGCGGTCATCGCTCGGCGCCGAGCGGCCCTTCCGCTGCCAGTTCGTGGTCCGCCCGGCCTACAACCCTATTGGACCTCTCGAGGTCGGCGGCTGCTACGATCAGCGGTCGGACCGCGAGGTGACCCTTGGCGAGTTGATCGATCGCGGTTACGAGGACGCGTACCGTCAGTTCATCGACCCGGTCGTCGGGGCGAGCGGCGAGCGCCTCGAGGTGGCCCGGACGGGCCACGACTGA
- a CDS encoding aminotransferase class I/II-fold pyridoxal phosphate-dependent enzyme encodes MRTRGLSTEVIHRGEDAPIHADPVNVPIYETTTFLFESADEVRRYQEGKVDKYLYSRYANPTIVVTEEKVAALDHAEAALAFASGMAASATTLLTFLEPGDQVLCSAALYGGTFHLVNDVLTRFRIDVRWATLEELQEPETLIGDATRLCWIESPINPTLRCVDVRRVAAACRARGVLSVLDNTFASPINQQPLALGVDLAMQSATKYLNGHSDVTGGVVSGPRDLVKRLDLMRRMLGGVMDPQAAFALARGLKTLPLRIARHNVSALAAARFLEQDRRVRRVFYPGLASHPDHAIAAAQMSGSGGMVTFEVDGGLQGASRVFDRFQIIRRATSLGGVDSLASLPVLTSHWNYSDGDLARAGVTAGMLRVSIGLEDEEDILADLDQALG; translated from the coding sequence ATGAGAACACGAGGCCTCTCGACCGAAGTGATTCACCGGGGCGAAGATGCGCCGATCCACGCCGACCCGGTCAACGTCCCGATCTACGAGACGACGACGTTCCTGTTCGAGTCGGCGGATGAGGTTCGCCGCTACCAGGAAGGGAAGGTCGACAAGTACCTCTACTCCCGCTACGCGAATCCGACGATCGTCGTCACCGAAGAGAAGGTGGCGGCGCTCGACCACGCCGAGGCTGCGCTCGCGTTCGCGTCTGGAATGGCCGCCTCGGCCACCACGCTCCTCACGTTCCTCGAACCTGGTGATCAGGTGCTGTGCAGTGCGGCGCTGTACGGCGGCACGTTTCACCTGGTCAACGACGTGCTGACCAGGTTCCGCATCGACGTGCGATGGGCCACGCTCGAGGAATTGCAGGAGCCGGAAACGCTCATCGGCGATGCGACACGGCTGTGCTGGATCGAATCACCGATCAACCCGACTCTCCGCTGCGTGGACGTGAGGCGGGTGGCTGCCGCATGCCGGGCGCGTGGTGTGCTGTCGGTGCTCGACAACACCTTCGCCAGTCCGATCAACCAGCAGCCGTTGGCGCTCGGCGTCGATCTCGCGATGCAGAGCGCGACGAAGTACCTGAATGGGCACTCCGACGTCACCGGCGGCGTGGTGTCGGGGCCGCGCGATCTCGTCAAGCGTCTCGACCTGATGCGCCGTATGCTGGGCGGTGTGATGGATCCGCAAGCGGCGTTCGCGCTGGCCCGGGGGCTGAAGACGCTTCCGCTGCGCATCGCGCGCCACAATGTCAGCGCCTTGGCGGCTGCGCGCTTCCTGGAGCAGGATCGACGTGTCAGGCGCGTGTTCTATCCCGGCCTGGCGTCGCATCCAGACCACGCGATCGCCGCGGCGCAAATGTCCGGGTCCGGCGGGATGGTGACCTTCGAGGTGGACGGCGGCCTCCAGGGCGCCTCGCGGGTGTTCGACCGGTTCCAGATCATTCGGCGCGCCACGAGCCTTGGCGGCGTGGACAGCCTGGCCAGCCTGCCGGTGCTGACCTCACACTGGAACTACAGTGACGGGGATCTCGCGCGCGCCGGTGTGACCGCCGGCATGCTGCGGGTGTCGATCGGTTTGGAGGATGAGGAGGACATCCTCGCGGACCTCGACCAGGCGCTGGGGTAA
- a CDS encoding aspartate/glutamate racemase family protein, whose translation MRTIGLIGGTGWVSTLEYYRLINEGVNRRLGGHEAARCVIYSLNFGDVMRLKAGDPEQAGVRALVVQTARTLEQAGAERLVLCANTLHWFADSVEDAVRVPLVHIAKATAAAVRDAGLHCVGLLGTRPTMERDFYRKHLRDAGIEALVPDEADRGFVHDTIYDELVKSRFLDESRVQMLAVIERLRQRGAEGVVLGCTEIPLLVRPEHCALPLFDTLRIHADAAVDEALSRP comes from the coding sequence ATGAGAACGATCGGCCTCATCGGCGGCACGGGGTGGGTATCGACGCTCGAGTACTACCGCCTGATCAACGAGGGCGTCAACCGTCGCCTGGGCGGCCACGAGGCCGCCCGATGCGTCATCTACTCGCTCAATTTCGGCGACGTGATGCGCCTCAAGGCGGGCGACCCCGAGCAGGCCGGGGTCCGCGCTCTGGTGGTGCAGACGGCCAGGACCCTCGAGCAGGCCGGCGCCGAGCGCCTGGTGTTGTGCGCCAACACGTTGCACTGGTTCGCCGACTCTGTCGAGGACGCCGTGCGAGTGCCGCTGGTGCACATCGCCAAGGCCACCGCCGCGGCGGTCCGCGATGCCGGTCTCCACTGCGTGGGATTGCTGGGCACACGCCCGACGATGGAACGCGATTTCTACCGCAAACACCTCCGGGACGCCGGCATCGAGGCTCTCGTTCCCGACGAAGCGGATCGGGGCTTCGTGCACGACACCATCTACGACGAACTCGTGAAGAGCAGGTTCCTGGACGAGTCCCGCGTGCAGATGCTGGCCGTCATCGAGCGATTGCGGCAGCGCGGTGCTGAGGGGGTGGTACTCGGGTGCACGGAGATCCCGCTGCTCGTTCGACCGGAGCATTGCGCGCTTCCTCTGTTCGACACGCTCCGGATCCACGCCGATGCCGCCGTCGACGAGGCGCTGTCCAGGCCCTGA
- a CDS encoding DHH family phosphoesterase produces the protein MAVCQTELVVRMLETALLPSFEAEFLVESRPLARRLHDAGVKILTGDLHRPDTYLKADLSPTTCVLVEDNGRPALRKTLGAIRDAGGTLVYVLGTGANAGSRREDELRAQFPELSYLTMAELFGGPLVTQVSRSLTRARVQQYQRYFSDADRVLILLHNDPDPDAMASGLALRNILRRTKATAILGTLQGVTRPENLRMANLLDIQVEAITPASLGEFERIAMVDVQPHYFGELLDRVDLVIDHHPPQPGYSAVFKDIRADYGSTSTILTEHLRAVDVSISERTATALLYAIKSDTLFFNRQANRVDLEAFSFLYPLADATLIRKMEGSEITLERLEYVMKALESGGVDEQVFCTFMGVTPREDLIAYVADFFLQLEDIKWTIVAGIVNQMLVLSIRNLGYSRNAGEFARKYFASLGNAGGHRAMAKAVVPIAAFRAQFGDLDGRAFSDKIRGLAVQFLREHQTTDKKRDAPKT, from the coding sequence TTGGCCGTCTGCCAGACCGAACTGGTGGTCCGGATGCTGGAGACAGCCTTGCTGCCCAGCTTCGAGGCCGAGTTCCTCGTTGAGAGCCGGCCGCTCGCGCGCCGTCTTCACGACGCAGGTGTCAAGATCCTCACCGGCGACTTGCACCGCCCCGACACCTATCTCAAAGCGGACCTCTCCCCCACCACGTGCGTGCTCGTCGAGGACAATGGCCGACCAGCCCTGCGCAAGACGCTCGGAGCCATCCGTGACGCGGGCGGCACGCTGGTCTACGTGCTCGGCACCGGCGCGAACGCCGGCAGCCGGCGCGAGGACGAGTTGCGCGCGCAGTTTCCCGAGTTGTCGTACCTGACGATGGCCGAGTTGTTCGGCGGTCCGCTGGTCACACAGGTGAGCCGGTCGTTGACGCGTGCGCGGGTGCAGCAGTATCAACGCTATTTCTCGGACGCGGACCGCGTGCTCATCCTCCTGCACAACGACCCGGATCCGGATGCAATGGCAAGCGGACTCGCGCTGCGCAACATCCTGCGCCGCACCAAGGCCACCGCGATCCTCGGCACGCTGCAGGGCGTGACGAGGCCCGAGAATCTCCGGATGGCGAATCTGCTCGACATCCAGGTCGAGGCGATCACGCCGGCGTCGCTCGGCGAGTTCGAGCGGATTGCGATGGTCGATGTGCAGCCGCACTACTTCGGCGAACTACTCGACCGTGTGGACCTGGTGATCGACCATCACCCGCCACAACCAGGCTACAGCGCGGTGTTCAAGGACATCCGTGCCGACTACGGATCGACGTCCACCATCCTCACCGAGCACCTCCGCGCGGTGGACGTGAGCATCTCGGAACGCACAGCCACAGCCCTGCTCTACGCGATCAAGTCCGACACCCTGTTCTTCAACCGGCAGGCAAATCGAGTCGATCTCGAGGCATTCTCGTTCCTCTACCCGCTGGCCGATGCGACCCTGATCCGAAAGATGGAAGGATCGGAGATCACGCTCGAGCGCCTCGAGTACGTGATGAAGGCGCTCGAGTCGGGCGGGGTCGACGAGCAGGTGTTCTGCACCTTCATGGGCGTGACGCCGCGCGAGGACCTGATCGCGTACGTGGCAGATTTCTTCCTCCAACTCGAAGACATCAAGTGGACGATCGTGGCGGGGATCGTCAACCAGATGCTCGTGTTGTCGATCAGGAACCTCGGCTATTCGCGCAACGCCGGCGAGTTCGCGCGAAAGTACTTCGCGTCACTGGGCAACGCAGGCGGTCACCGCGCGATGGCCAAGGCCGTCGTACCCATCGCCGCCTTCCGAGCCCAGTTCGGCGATCTCGACGGTCGCGCATTCAGCGACAAGATTCGCGGACTCGCCGTGCAGTTCCTCCGCGAGCACCAGACCACCGACAAGAAGCGCGACGCGCCGAAGACCTGA
- a CDS encoding VWA domain-containing protein, with the protein MKAAVILGLCAVGAVALVASQAGQPTFRTGIDIVNFGVTVVDKKGNYLTDLQEGEFEVYEDGQKQSLRFFVPCDAQGSRGDSARPAPAALHLGAVFDISGSMEEDIRFARSAAVKFLNTLSEALDYTLVDFDTEVRVARFTQSEFGRLVERIRTRKTDNANTALWDATGVYLDGASGQEGRKILVLYTDGGDNASSITFNDLLDLLKASDVTVHAIGFLEHQPASIKMDQRLRLKRIAEMTGGQAFFPATMKELDAAYAKVAAEIDAQYSMGYLSTNTKADGKWRKVEIKVTRPDLKDIKVRTRQGYFAPLKK; encoded by the coding sequence GTGAAAGCGGCGGTGATCCTCGGGCTCTGCGCCGTCGGTGCGGTCGCCCTCGTCGCATCCCAGGCGGGACAGCCCACCTTCCGGACCGGCATCGACATCGTCAACTTCGGCGTGACCGTCGTGGACAAGAAGGGCAACTACCTGACCGACCTCCAGGAGGGCGAGTTCGAGGTCTACGAGGATGGCCAGAAGCAGAGTCTGAGATTCTTCGTGCCGTGCGACGCACAGGGCAGCCGGGGCGATAGTGCTCGGCCGGCGCCTGCGGCGCTTCACCTCGGGGCGGTGTTCGACATCAGCGGCAGCATGGAAGAGGACATCCGGTTTGCGAGGAGCGCGGCGGTCAAGTTCCTGAATACGCTGAGCGAGGCGCTCGACTACACCCTCGTGGACTTCGATACCGAGGTGAGGGTCGCGCGGTTCACGCAGTCCGAGTTCGGGCGGCTCGTCGAACGGATCCGGACGCGGAAGACCGACAACGCCAACACCGCTCTCTGGGACGCGACCGGCGTGTATCTCGACGGCGCGTCCGGACAGGAAGGCCGAAAGATCCTGGTGCTGTACACGGACGGGGGCGACAACGCCAGCAGCATCACGTTCAACGATTTGTTGGACCTGCTGAAGGCATCGGACGTGACCGTGCACGCGATCGGCTTCCTCGAACACCAGCCCGCCAGCATCAAGATGGATCAGCGGCTGCGGCTGAAGCGGATCGCCGAGATGACCGGCGGCCAGGCGTTCTTTCCGGCGACGATGAAGGAACTCGACGCTGCATACGCCAAGGTGGCCGCCGAGATCGACGCGCAGTACTCGATGGGATACCTGTCCACGAATACCAAGGCCGACGGGAAGTGGCGCAAGGTCGAAATCAAGGTCACACGGCCAGACCTGAAGGACATCAAGGTGCGCACGCGCCAGGGCTACTTCGCCCCGCTCAAGAAGTAG